One Terriglobales bacterium genomic window, CTCGACATCGTTCCCCCGGACGCCGACGGCCCTGCCCGGAACAAGATCGTGCAAGCCGGGCTGGAAGGCGCGGTCAAGTCCAAGCCGGCGGCGTTCTTCGAGCCGTCGCTGGCCCGGCTGATCTCCATCGGCAATTTCGACGACGACCTGAAAAAGGTCTCCGACGCCGACTGGATCATCGAGGCGGTAGCCGAGAACCTCGACATCAAGCGCACCCTGCTGAAAAAGGTGGAGGCGGTGCGCAAGCCTGGCACCATCACCACCACCAACACCAGCGGCCTGCCGGTGGCAAGGATCGCCGAGGGCTTCTCCGACGACTTCCGCCGCCACTGGTTCGGCACTCACTTTTTCAATCCGCCGCGCTACATGCGGCTGCTGGAGATCATCCCCACGCCCGAGACCGACCGCGCCGCCATCGACTCTATCGCCCAGTTCTGCGACCTGCGCCTGGGCAAGGGGATCGTGGTCGCCAAGGACACCCCCAACTTCATCGCCAACCGCATCGGCACCTTCTCCGTGCTCAACGTCATGCGGGTAATGCAGGAGATGGACCTGTCCATCGAGGACGTGGACACGCTCACCGGCACCGCCGTGGGCTGGCCCAAGTCGGCCACCTTCCGCACCATCGACCTGGTGGGGCTCGACATCCTCGGCCACGTGGTCGGCAACCTGACCCAGCATGCACGCGATGAGCGCGCAGAACTGTACACGCTCCCCGACTTCTTCCAGAAGATGCTGGAGCGCAAGTGGCTGGGCGACAAGACCAGGCAGGGCTTCTACAAGAAGCAGAAGGGCGCGGACGGCGACGAGCGCCTCGGGCTCGACTGGAAGACCCTGGAGTACCGCCCGCGGCAGAAGGCCAAGTTCCCTGCCCTCGACATGGCCAAGAACGTCGAGGACACCGGCGAGCGCCTGCGCATGCTGCTGTCGGGCGACCCCAAGAAAGACAAGGCCGCCGCGTTTTACTGGAAGACGCTGTCGGACCTGTGGACGTACGCCGCCAACCGCATCCCCGAGATCAGCGACCGCGTGGTCGACATCGACCGCGCCATGAAGTTGGGCTTCAACTGGGAGATGGGCCCGTTCGAGCTGTGGGACGCCGCCGGCGTGCCCGCCACCGTCGAGCGCATGAAGCAGGAAGGCCACCCGGTCGCCGCCAACGTCGAGAAGCTGCTCGCCTCCGGCGCCACCTCGTGGTACCAGGACGAGCCCAAGACCGCCTCCGCCCGTGCTTACTTCGACGTGCCCAGCGCTTCTTACAAGCCGGTCGAGGTACCCGAAGGCGTCAGTTCGGTCACCGTCGTCAAGAAATCGAATGGCGTGGTGAAGAAGAACGCCGGCGCGTCGCTGGTGGACGTGGGCGACGGCGTCGGCTGCATCGAGTTCCACTCCAAGATGAACGCGCTGGGCGGCGACATCGTGCAGATGGTCAGCTCGGCGCTCAAGCCCGGCTCCGACCTGAACGGCCATTTCGACGCCTTCGTCATCACCAATGACGCCCCGAACTTCTCCGTCGGCGCCAACATAATGCTCTTGCTGATGGCGGTGCAGGAAGAGGAGTGGGACGAGATCGACCTGATGGTCCGCTCCTTCCAGGGGATGACCCAGGCCATCAAGTTCTCGCCCAAGCCGGTCGTCGTCGCGCCGTTCGGGATGGCGCTGGGCGGCGGCTGCGAGATCTCGTTGCACGCCCCCGTGCGCACGCCCCACGCCGAGCTCTATATGGGGCTGGTCGAAGTCGGTGTCGGCCTGCTGCCCGGCGGCGGCGGCTGCAAGGAGATGACCCTGCGCGCGGTGGACAGCGCCCAATCCATCCGCCCCGACGCGCGCGGCGAGTCGGTGGAGATGATGGAGGCGATGAAGCGCGCCTTTGAGACCATCGCCATGGCCAAGGTCTCGACCTCGGCCTACGAAGCCCGCCATCTCGGCTTCCTGTCGAACGGCGACGAGATCGTGATGAATCGCGACCGGGTGCTCTCCGACGCCAAGGCCCGCGCCGCGGAGATGGCCCGCGCCGGATACAAGGCGCCGGTCATGCGCACCGACATTCCCGCCCCGGGCGAGAGCATTCTGGCGACGCTCAAGCTCGGGGTTCATCTAATGAGGCAGGGCGAGTTCATCACCGAGTACGAAGTGAAGATCGGCAGCAAGGTCGCCGAAGTGCTCTGCGGCGGCAAAGTCACACCCGGAACGCCGGTCAGCGAGCAGTACCTGCTGGACCTGGAGCGCGAGGCGTTCAAATCGCTTTGCGGCGAGAAGAACACGCAGCTCCGCATCCAGCACACGCTGAAGACCGGCAAGCCGCTGAGGAACTAGCACGCATGAAGTTAACGAAGCCAACACGAGAGCAAGTGAACGCTGCCGTGCAAGCACAGCTGCATGGGCTGCTTCCG contains:
- a CDS encoding 3-hydroxyacyl-CoA dehydrogenase NAD-binding domain-containing protein, with translation MLKRIHKAAVLGAGTMGARIAAHLANAGVPCILLDIVPPDADGPARNKIVQAGLEGAVKSKPAAFFEPSLARLISIGNFDDDLKKVSDADWIIEAVAENLDIKRTLLKKVEAVRKPGTITTTNTSGLPVARIAEGFSDDFRRHWFGTHFFNPPRYMRLLEIIPTPETDRAAIDSIAQFCDLRLGKGIVVAKDTPNFIANRIGTFSVLNVMRVMQEMDLSIEDVDTLTGTAVGWPKSATFRTIDLVGLDILGHVVGNLTQHARDERAELYTLPDFFQKMLERKWLGDKTRQGFYKKQKGADGDERLGLDWKTLEYRPRQKAKFPALDMAKNVEDTGERLRMLLSGDPKKDKAAAFYWKTLSDLWTYAANRIPEISDRVVDIDRAMKLGFNWEMGPFELWDAAGVPATVERMKQEGHPVAANVEKLLASGATSWYQDEPKTASARAYFDVPSASYKPVEVPEGVSSVTVVKKSNGVVKKNAGASLVDVGDGVGCIEFHSKMNALGGDIVQMVSSALKPGSDLNGHFDAFVITNDAPNFSVGANIMLLLMAVQEEEWDEIDLMVRSFQGMTQAIKFSPKPVVVAPFGMALGGGCEISLHAPVRTPHAELYMGLVEVGVGLLPGGGGCKEMTLRAVDSAQSIRPDARGESVEMMEAMKRAFETIAMAKVSTSAYEARHLGFLSNGDEIVMNRDRVLSDAKARAAEMARAGYKAPVMRTDIPAPGESILATLKLGVHLMRQGEFITEYEVKIGSKVAEVLCGGKVTPGTPVSEQYLLDLEREAFKSLCGEKNTQLRIQHTLKTGKPLRN